The genomic segment TGTGCGCCGGCTGCCGCGGCGGCGACGTTGCGGCCCTGATCGATCTCGACCTCGATGGACCCGGCCCGCGGCAGCTGGACGCTGTAGACGCCGTGGACGCCGGCGAACGCGGCGGCGAGCGACGCGGGATCCTTCAGGTCGGCGCGGACGACGTCGGCCCCGAGCCGCTGCAGCTCCGCCGCCTTCTTCCCGTCCGGCGAGCGGGTCAGCGCGCGGACGGTCCACCCCTCCTCGAGCAGCCGGCGCGCGACCTGCCCACCTTGGCGGCCCGTGGCACCGAGGACCGCGATCGTTCGTCCCGTCGTCGACATGGACGTCACTTCCCCACGACATCGGCGCGGCGTCGCGCCTGTCGTGATTGCACGGCGGCGGGCGATCCGCCGTCAGGCCGATGCAGGCGGCATTCGCGCTTGACGCAGCGGAAGCCGATTCGCTACCGTCGTGCCAAGACGTTTTGGCAAAACGTCTTGGCACACAGCTCACCATCTCTCTACACGTCAGGAAATGGAGTCGAAGTGATGAAGCTTCGCAAGCACGCGATCACTCACGGGCGGCGCGGGATCGTCGCCGTCGCAGCCCTGGGTCTCGCCGTCGGCACCCTCGCGGGGTGCGGCGCCGGCGCCCCGAGCGGAGGAGCCACCGAGGGAGCTGGCGGGCTCACCGTCGTCGTCGAGGGCGGCGGCAAGGCCGAACTGCAGCCGATCGCCGATCTCTACACAGAAGAGACCGGCACCGAGATCACCCTCGTCGAGCTTCCGTACTCGGGTCTGTACGACCGCATCTCGTCGGAGCTGCAGGCCGGCGACCCGTCGTTCGACATCGCGGCGCTCGACGCGATCTGGCTGCCGGCGTTCGCGCCCGGCCTCGCTCCGCTCGACGACCTGTTCACCGACGAGGTCGAGTCCGACCTATTCGGCGGCCTCGTCAGCGAGGCTCAGGTCGACGGGACATTCGTCGGCATGCCGGTCTGGACGAACTCCGAGGTGCTCTTCTACCGCACCGACCTCTTCGAAGACCCCGCCAACATGGCGGACTTCGAAGCGCAGTACGGCTACCCGCTGGCGGCGCCGACGACGTGGGAGGAGTACCGCGACGTTGCGGAGTTCTTCACACGCGACACCGACGGCGACGGCGCGGTCGACCTCTACGGCACCGACGTGAAGGGCGCCGTCGAGACCGAATGGCTCGCAACAGTCTCGCAGGCCGGCGAAGACCACATGGTCGTCGACTCCGAGAGCGGCCAGGTCACGATCGACAGCGCAGAGCACCAGGAGGCGCTCGACTACTACATCAGCCTGCTGCCGTACGCGCCGTCCGGCGCCGCGCAGCTCGACTGGGGCGGCTCGCAGAACCTCTTCTACCAGGGCAGCCTC from the Microbacterium atlanticum genome contains:
- a CDS encoding ABC transporter substrate-binding protein, with translation MKLRKHAITHGRRGIVAVAALGLAVGTLAGCGAGAPSGGATEGAGGLTVVVEGGGKAELQPIADLYTEETGTEITLVELPYSGLYDRISSELQAGDPSFDIAALDAIWLPAFAPGLAPLDDLFTDEVESDLFGGLVSEAQVDGTFVGMPVWTNSEVLFYRTDLFEDPANMADFEAQYGYPLAAPTTWEEYRDVAEFFTRDTDGDGAVDLYGTDVKGAVETEWLATVSQAGEDHMVVDSESGQVTIDSAEHQEALDYYISLLPYAPSGAAQLDWGGSQNLFYQGSLAMMRFWGHAYRQTPDDSPVKDSIGVAPMIGGPGGVAGVPGAWYLSVPASGDNQDAAKEFIAFAYEHNELAADTSLGLVARKSAFESKEGEAGFENYPALVATLESPQSLPRPATPQWQEIVDSVLVPMLQKAVEPGADTTQLLSDAKSQIESIVE